AGAACTCGAAGATAAAGTAGAGCGTGTACTCGACGGCTACATAAAACTCGCGAGGGGTTAAGAAGATGTTTGATATTCTAATGTATTTATTTGAGAACTATATTCACAGTGAGGCAGAAATCTTTGTCGAACAAAATGAACTCACCGATGAACTCCTTCGCGCCGGCTTTAATCAAGGCGAAATATACAAAGCGCTTGATTGGCTTGAGCAACTTGCAGATTTACAGCACAGTGACGAAAACCCCTACTTAAATGCTAAACCGGATCATGCAACACGGATCTACACCGACAGCGAATGCAATATGCTAGACGTAGAAAGCCGTGGCTTTTTAATGTTTGTGGAACAAGTCGGAGTCATTGACAGTACCACCAGAGAAATGGTGATGGACCGCTTATTCGCGTTAGATAAAATCTATATCAGTCTAGATGACTTAAAGTGGGTGATACTAATGGTGCTATTTAATGTGCCGGGTAAAGAACATGCTTATGCGCAGATGGAAGATCTGATTTTTACCGAGCCTGCATCTGTAGTGCATTAACTCTGCTCTAGCACGACAAGTTTCCTTTGGTAAGTTGAGTTCGAAACCTCAACTTACCGTCTTTCAAATAACACTTCTCGCTTCGTTAAAAATGCTGATATCAAGTATTTGCAGGGGGAATTTCCATCATTTCCTTGACCCTAACAACAAGGCGATTATATTAGGCGCATATTTGCGCAAGCGGGCGGTGGTAAAGCGATGAGTAAAATAGACCATGCATTATTTAATGCAGACAAACATGCATTAGAAAAAGAGTATGAAGTATGCCCAGAATGTGGCTCTGAGCTGGTAATAAAAAACAGCAAAAATGGTCCATTTATTGGCTGCGCTAGCTACCCGACTTGTGATTACATTCGACCGCTTGCACATCATGATAGCCATATAATTAAAGTGCTGGAAGATGTGGCTTGTCCTGAGTGCGGCAAAGATCTAGTGATAAAAAATGGCCGCTATGGCATGTTTATAGGCTGTACAGGGTATCCCGATTGCCACTATATTGGTCATGAAGATGCACCACCCACCGTGGCATTACCCGCGTGTCCAAAATGTCAAAAAGGTAATCTAATTCAGCGTAAAAATAAGTTTGGTAAACACTTCTATAGTTGTGATACTTATCCAAGTTGTAAGTATACCTTGAACGCTAAGCCTCTAGAGCAGACTTGTCCTGAGTGTCATTGGCCCGTGCTGGTGGAGAAAACCAGGGCGGGTAAAGCTGTGCTACAATGCCCACAAAAATCATGTCAAAAGATAGTGGAAATACCGTGAGTAATGTCATTAAAGCGGATGCTGCGACAATAACAACGCCCGAATCAGCACTTCAAGCTGGCGAAGTGATCTGTTATCCGACGGAAGCCATTTATGGTTTAGGTTGTGATCCTGATAATCAAGAAGCGGTCACTAAGTTGCTAACAATCAAATCTAGACCCATAGAAAAAGGGTTAATTTTAATCGCCGACAATTATGGTCAATGCTTGCCCTACGTGGATGACAATAAAATCCCGATGGATAAGCGCGCTGATATTTTTTCATCATGGCCAGGTGCCATTACTTGGTTATTGCCAGCGAAAGCCAGTACTCCACATTGGTTAACTGGGGGCACGACACTATTGCTATTCGTGTTACTAGCCATCCCATTGTAAAGCAGTTGTGTCAACGCTTTGGTAAGCCGATTGTTTCTACCAGTGCCAATATCACTGGTCAAACTCCGGTTGTTTCGTTGACGGAAGCGCGTAGCCAGTTTGGCTCGCAAGTTGGCTATTATGTTGAAGGTGAGTTAGGCGGCAATACAACTCCGAGCGTCATTAAAAATGCAATGACTGGCCAAGTGATCCGAGGATAAAAAGTACCATGAGTAAAGTAAACCTAGAGACCGTAAAAGCCTTTTTATTACAACTACAAGATAATATCTGTCAAGGCTTAGAGGCTGCCGATGGTAACGCTCAGTTTGTTGAAGATGCTTGGGAGCGTGCAGAAGGTGGAGGCGGTCGCACTCGCGTGATCCGTAATGGCGATGTTATTGAGCAGGGCGGAGTAAACTATTCACACGTTTTTGGCGCTTCTATGCCAGCCTCTGCGACGGCGCATCGTCCAGAGTTAGCAGGTAGAAGCTTTCATGCCTGTGGGGTGTCTTTAGTGATCCACCCAAAGAATCCTAATATTCCAACTAGCCACGCCAATGTGCGCTTTTTCATTGCTGAGAAAGAAGGTGAAGAGCCGATTTGGTGGTTTGGTGGTGGTTTTGATTTAACGCCATTTTATCCCGTTCTTGAGGATGTGAAGCACTGGCACCAAGTTGCAAAGGATTTGTGCGCACCATTTGGTGACGCGGTATATGGTGACTACAAAAAGTGGTGTGATGAATATTTCTATTTAAAACATCGAGATGAGACTCGAGGTGTGGGTGGTTTATTCTTTGATGACCTAAATCAATGGGGTTTTGAAAAAAGCTTTGCCTTTATGCAAGCTGTTGGTAATGGCTTCCTTGATGCTTATCTGCCGATTATTGAAAAACGCAAAGATACACCGTATAGCGAACAGGAGCGTCAATTCCAGCTATATCGTCGAGGCCGTTACGTTGAATTTAATCTGGTATGGGATAGAGGCACGTTGTTTGGTCTACAAACGGGTGGACGTACCGAGTCTATTTTAATGTCGATGCCACCATTGGCACGCTGGGAGTATGACTTCCAGCCAGAGCCAGGATCGAAAGAAGCTGAGCTGTATAATTATCTTACGCCAAAGAATTGGCTGGCGATGTAATAGAGTAAAAAGGAGCCGAGGCTCCTTTTTTAGTTTTAGTGTTCACTTAGCTTAATTTAAATCCTCGCACTTGCTCATCCAGATCGCGCGCAAGGGTGAGCAACTCTTCACTGATCTGTTTAGAGCCATGGGCATCAACTAGCGAGCGCTCAGCATTATCGCTAATCGCCACTACGCTACGATTGATTTCTTCAGCGGCCAAGTTTTGTTGCTCAGTGGCATCGGCAATTTGTAGGTTTAAGGTATTAATTTCGTGCATCTGTGTCGAGATGTCTTTAAGCGCTTGGGCCACTTTCTTGACCTGATGTGCTCGGTCATCTGCTTCTTCGCAAGAAGCACTCATTGCTGCCACGGTTTGCTGTGCCTCGGACTGTAACTTATCGATAGTACGTTTGATTTCATCGGTTGAATCATGTGTACGTGTCGCAAGTGTTCTGACTTCGTCCGCAACAACCGCAAACCCTCTACCAGCTTCCCCGGCGCGTGCGGCTTCTATTGCTGCATTAAGCGCTAAGAGATTGGTCTGCTCCGCGATACTACTGATCACTTCGAGTACTTTACCCACTTCTAGTGTTTGTGCTTGAAGCTGAGAAACTTGCTCTGCAGCTTGCCTGACATCTTGTGCTAATTGGTTGATACTTTGCTCGGTATGATTAGCAACAGCCATACTTTCCTCTGCGAGGTGATTGCTGCTATCCGACTTTTCTGATGCAAAGTGGGTGGTATTTTTTACTTCACTTGAAGAGCTTTCAAGCTCATTGATCGCTGCTGCAACAGAGTCTGTCCCTTGTTTTTGCTCTTGAATGGCCAGCTCGGTAGTTTCCGCTGAGGCATATATAGATTCTGCTGAGTGAATAAGTATTTTCGAAGAGTTGGATAGCTGTGCAATATTGTCTTTAAAGCTATCCATCATTTTATTGAAGTTAATCGCCAAGCGTCCAAGCTCGTCATCGACTTGGTCGTCTATTCGTAGCGATAGGTCTTTATTCGTTGTTGCGAGGCGCATGGTTCTGCCTAGCGTTTTTAGTCGTACAATAAAGAGCTTCCTAAAAAGCACGCCTAAAATCACAAACGTAGTAATAAAGATGGCGGAGAGGAGGGCTGTGCTAAGCCACGTATTAGTGTGTACCGTATTATCAATATCATCCAAAGAGTAGCTGATCCGCACAACACCGAGCACATCACCTTCCTTTGCCTGATGACAACCCAAGCAATTTGTTCCTTTATAGCTTTCTTTGGCCACCATCGGCTTTAAATAAGTCATGATGCGACTACCGTCGCGCTGTTCAATAACTAAGGTTTCTTTTCCGTTCAATGCATCAAACTCAGCCTCAGAGTTAGGTGCTTGATTTGCATTACCTGGACCGTAAAGCTTATTAACTTGCTCGGAGCGGATAATATGCGCGTCTTCGATATTTGGATGATTGCGAATTTTATCACTCAGAATTTCACGGTTTGCCATGGTGCCGGTCAGCATCATAGTATTGATAGAGTCAAAGTAATTATCTGCCAGTAGCTTAATATTACTTTCGACTGTTTCTTCAGCGAGCGTCTTTTGTTGACTGCTGCTACTAAGGATACTGGCAATCAAGACGAGCACGCCCGTCACTGCCAATAACACATAAATTTTATGTTGAATAGATTTCACACGCATCGCACCTGTACACAATTAGAACAGGGATTATGCATCTCTACTCAAGAACGGGATTTGACCTAGCGCAAAATAGCCGTGTAATTTTAATCAACCAATACTTTAGTCTTATTCTTGATTAATCATATGTGTCGCAAGCTGAGCGAGGGACTGCCTTAATCCTTCTCTTAATAATGGATTTCCTACCTCTAAGTCTAATGCTTTATTCATACAGTGCATCCATTGATCCCGTAAATCTTGGTCGATAGGAAAGGGCATATGGCGCATTCTTAAACGTGGGTGCCCATATTTCTCCGCAAAAAGGTCTGGGCCGCCTAACCAACCAGAAAGAAATTCAAAAAATACCTGCCTGATCCTATCTAACGGTTGCGGATGCATATCGTAAAGCGGCTTTGCATAGG
The sequence above is a segment of the Pseudoalteromonas piscicida genome. Coding sequences within it:
- a CDS encoding type I DNA topoisomerase, with product MSKIDHALFNADKHALEKEYEVCPECGSELVIKNSKNGPFIGCASYPTCDYIRPLAHHDSHIIKVLEDVACPECGKDLVIKNGRYGMFIGCTGYPDCHYIGHEDAPPTVALPACPKCQKGNLIQRKNKFGKHFYSCDTYPSCKYTLNAKPLEQTCPECHWPVLVEKTRAGKAVLQCPQKSCQKIVEIP
- the hemF gene encoding oxygen-dependent coproporphyrinogen oxidase; this translates as MSKVNLETVKAFLLQLQDNICQGLEAADGNAQFVEDAWERAEGGGGRTRVIRNGDVIEQGGVNYSHVFGASMPASATAHRPELAGRSFHACGVSLVIHPKNPNIPTSHANVRFFIAEKEGEEPIWWFGGGFDLTPFYPVLEDVKHWHQVAKDLCAPFGDAVYGDYKKWCDEYFYLKHRDETRGVGGLFFDDLNQWGFEKSFAFMQAVGNGFLDAYLPIIEKRKDTPYSEQERQFQLYRRGRYVEFNLVWDRGTLFGLQTGGRTESILMSMPPLARWEYDFQPEPGSKEAELYNYLTPKNWLAM
- a CDS encoding DUF494 family protein, whose amino-acid sequence is MFDILMYLFENYIHSEAEIFVEQNELTDELLRAGFNQGEIYKALDWLEQLADLQHSDENPYLNAKPDHATRIYTDSECNMLDVESRGFLMFVEQVGVIDSTTREMVMDRLFALDKIYISLDDLKWVILMVLFNVPGKEHAYAQMEDLIFTEPASVVH
- a CDS encoding group II truncated hemoglobin — encoded protein: MKQLIKRIFNKDATVEQTNSAPTPEKTPYEIIGGEPGARDLANRFYDIMATDPYAKPLYDMHPQPLDRIRQVFFEFLSGWLGGPDLFAEKYGHPRLRMRHMPFPIDQDLRDQWMHCMNKALDLEVGNPLLREGLRQSLAQLATHMINQE
- a CDS encoding methyl-accepting chemotaxis protein, yielding MRVKSIQHKIYVLLAVTGVLVLIASILSSSSQQKTLAEETVESNIKLLADNYFDSINTMMLTGTMANREILSDKIRNHPNIEDAHIIRSEQVNKLYGPGNANQAPNSEAEFDALNGKETLVIEQRDGSRIMTYLKPMVAKESYKGTNCLGCHQAKEGDVLGVVRISYSLDDIDNTVHTNTWLSTALLSAIFITTFVILGVLFRKLFIVRLKTLGRTMRLATTNKDLSLRIDDQVDDELGRLAINFNKMMDSFKDNIAQLSNSSKILIHSAESIYASAETTELAIQEQKQGTDSVAAAINELESSSSEVKNTTHFASEKSDSSNHLAEESMAVANHTEQSINQLAQDVRQAAEQVSQLQAQTLEVGKVLEVISSIAEQTNLLALNAAIEAARAGEAGRGFAVVADEVRTLATRTHDSTDEIKRTIDKLQSEAQQTVAAMSASCEEADDRAHQVKKVAQALKDISTQMHEINTLNLQIADATEQQNLAAEEINRSVVAISDNAERSLVDAHGSKQISEELLTLARDLDEQVRGFKLS